The Hevea brasiliensis isolate MT/VB/25A 57/8 chromosome 1, ASM3005281v1, whole genome shotgun sequence DNA segment GTTTCTATTGGTTTCATGCAAATAACATCTCAattgtctttctttttcttccagTTTTCCAGTAAATTAAAAGGTGCATCTAAAATAAATCAGTAAATTATCATACTTGAAATCAGGACCAACATAAGCTTGAGCTGGCATCTTCTCACTTGTGCGCGTGAAAAGCTTTGTAATTTCAATGGAATCTGGCCAAGCTGAGCACATAATCTCTAAAACATCGCCATTACTCTTAGAGATATTAACAATCAAAGTAATGTGAAGCTGCACATTGTCCTTGGTGATATCACCAGATATTGGACTTGGAACGCTTCCATCAAACATGGTTGCTTCTACCTTAATCTCCTCATTCCTTGCAAACTTCCTTTTTAACGTAATCCATTGCTCCCCTGGCTGGTCATCAATTGTAAAGGAATTGAACTTGGTAACGGgctgaaaaattaaatttaaatgcatTATGCCAAAATCATTAGTCTGCTTAACCATTTGGTCTCTTTTTAACATTTGAAAATGGATTCTCTGTCGAACAAACAATCTATAATAGTTGAGAAAGAAAAaggctggaaaaaaaaaaaactaaaattggaaatttcagcTTAAAGCAGCATTCAAGATAACTAATAATTCTTTCTCCAATTTGAGTTGCTTTTCTAATCATAATTCCAGGAACAAAATAGAGGGACAGTTCCCAGTTAACATTAATAGTAACAGAATAAAATGGTCTTATAATCCTTCCAGTTATAGGAAATTAGCTGATGGAAAGAAAACAATAGTAAAAAATCAATGTTGTTGtaaatgtttaattaattttgtcagttaattattttaaaaaccaAATGAAAACAGTAAAAGACCATAACCAACATCAACCAAGCCTATTAAGTATATACTAAAGAGCTCTTCCTGTGCAATTTTTCACTGTATACAGCATTTATAGTTTGCTTCTGATTCCAACTAATATTGTGATTCTTGAATAATACAAACCAAGAAGCAGACTTTAGAACTCAATGAAAACACATTTGCTACCCAGTTAACCAAAAAACAAAATCTTTAGGgttttaaaatttcagattttcttTCCATTGTTATCATCCACCACAGATtaagaagaaaaaataaataaacaaaattcaAAACAAGCAGAGATGAAAGAGGTATTTAAAGAAACAATGAATGAAGATTACTTCTTTAGGAGGGCCACGTTCCAGCTCGTATTGGATCTCGTTACGAAGGAGCCTGAGGATGTTATCTTGAAAGGCGGATTTGCGCATTTCTGATATGTAATTTCTGGTTACACTTGTTTGGGTTAATCCCAATTTGTCAGGAAGTGAAATGGGGTTTTGGCGCAATTGTTGAAGATGGGGAAACAGGGTTTTAGAAGGGAAGAAAAGGGTTCTTCTTAGAGAACGAATTAGGCGTGCCATTTTTTAAATGTAAAGAGGAAAAAGGCGAGCGTTTCTTCGTAGGCAAAGGGTTCAAGACTTCAGTGGGTTTCATTTCAGTAGGCTTTGAGGATGACGTGGAATGAGGTCAGAACGATTAGTcgtttttattgaatttttaagTGTAAAACCTCCACCTAGACTCAGCCAAGGGCCTATTCGACCGAGGCTGTCCTGGATCAACGGCCTTAAACTGGAGTTTAACTGGCCCCCGCTTCTTAAATCAAGACTGTAATCGATTTGGAACCGgcttaattcaattttttttaatttatattaaatttgtatttagatctttttattttttatattaaaaactaaataaataatatttaataatttaataatacctAGAATCAACTCGAAATTGAATCAAAATCATTTCAAACCAAAACTATTTCATActgaaatcaaattaaattataaaattaattgaacTAAATCAGAATCAGTCTGTGGCCAAGTCTCTTTCTAGCAGTCAATTTATTACCTGTTCACAGATGCTAAAATTTAGTGAAATTGCATgtgtttttttatatatataatttttggtATTTTGGAAATTCTTTTGACAAATGCTTGATGAATTTGCTATTGGACCAATGGCCATATAGCATTTCTCAAATCATATGTTAGACAGGCACTCATTcattttttttaagtaataaatacaaagaatttattaaattaattattagataatTGTTAATTATGATAAGATTCACCATAATTAATAACAATAATATTAACATTATATATACAATggtatattttaaaatttcaaaattttccatagATATGTAATGAATCTTGGAAGGTCTTTTAGAAGTAGACAAAATTCTACCAAAAAAAGAGAGGAGAAGATAAAGTACAATTCTACCCCCCACATGCATTAGAACATCCAAACCATTTGGTTTATTATAAATGGAGAAAAATAAATATCAAGCCCTATGTGCTCAAGCTTAGCCACGCCTAGCCCAAGACTAGGTTGGAGTTGGAGTGGATATTGAATTTGAGTAACATGAGTGGAGCTATTTACCAACTTTGCCTAGCCACTAAGAAATTGGTGTTCAAATTTGGTAAATATTAGGGAAATGATGAGGGTAGGCACCTGAAGTTATGCTGTAGACACCAAATTTAATCGGGAACCACAAAATTTGCAGAATAAGCAAACTCTTAACATGTGACATGTTAGTTCAAAGGTTTCTCCAGGGAAACAAAATGAATTTTACTGGTAAAATAAAAACCTGAAGTGAAGTGCAAGATAGGCAATTTTAAACCATCAGTCACAGCTTAAGCATTAAGCACCTTTAAGCATCTTACACAACTCACAGAGTCAATTCTACaatgaaatttaaatgaaattttttcttatttatattcgaTCTACTATGAATCTAAGACACAAAATGTATAATGAAATTCACATATTAAATACATGAATACTACATATTTATATATTACATAAATGACAGACTAAATTTATACAAGAATTTTCCGAACTTTACTTTGAATAGATTTTGCAATAAGTATCACAATAACTATAAAACACTAGAGAAACTTCACTTTAAATTTCTTTACACATTGTTTCATGTATgacatttttaaatttattgaatttttttttttagaaaaaaagtgTATTATACTATACATGTAAATTTAAGGCACATATATAATCgtataaagagaaaaaaattaatataaaaatttacgtGGTTCGACCATAAAGTCTACTTTCACGgataaaatgagagaaaaaattCAACTATGATGAAAAAGAGTAAGATATAGAACTCACAAATTTTAATTCCAGTGTGTTTCTCGAATATTTCATAAATCAATCATAAAAGtagaataatataatatttatactagttTATACTGTGAGGGAAATTGCCTCACATCATATTTTATTCAAATCAGATCGCAATATGAAATTTTCGAATCGGATCATAATTCAGATTCATGAAAATTTATCCAAAATTTAGGTCACATAAAATAACAATGTGTTACTaccatttttaatattttcaactTACTGCCACATATAAAATTCTTTGATGTACTGATACATGGGTGCACTCCAATATTAGCTAACCACACTTGCTTCACCACTGATTTAGATTGAAATTTAAATTCCACCTTATAATTTGCCTCTCTCCCTCTTCATTTCCTTTTTGCTGtctttttatttataattgaCAAGTAATGGAGAGACAGTTTCCACAATCCTCAATCACTTTGACATTAACAATTGGCACATGTATCAGAATTACCCTTCTcataaaagaagaaaattgaattgTCACTCTTGTTCCTATAAAAGTTTGAAAAGCCTATTTCCTTTTCCATGACAATTGTGCCATTATACATTGTCACTAGATAGCCCGTCTATCATCAACCCAACACATACGGGCTCTGTCAAACCAAAACTCCCTTCACTATAggaaatttatataatatttcaaCGGTAGATAAAA contains these protein-coding regions:
- the LOC110635564 gene encoding uncharacterized protein At2g39795, mitochondrial; its protein translation is MARLIRSLRRTLFFPSKTLFPHLQQLRQNPISLPDKLGLTQTSVTRNYISEMRKSAFQDNILRLLRNEIQYELERGPPKEPVTKFNSFTIDDQPGEQWITLKRKFARNEEIKVEATMFDGSVPSPISGDITKDNVQLHITLIVNISKSNGDVLEIMCSAWPDSIEITKLFTRTSEKMPAQAYVGPDFKELDDELQDSLYEFLDARGINDEMSAFLHEYMKNKDRTEYIKWMGIVKSYIEKK